One window from the genome of Nicotiana sylvestris chromosome 9, ASM39365v2, whole genome shotgun sequence encodes:
- the LOC104222547 gene encoding ACD11 homolog protein isoform X2: protein MALQFYSLFKRRDKRQHCREKETKKAGSTRITRIPMDEDDGFEDAGTGTPLSAIAEAFEELSSCLKSNGYDDLRLKPFCDACSLVSVLFGCLGIAFKFAELEYVSKVRDLAEASEVFGSLNSILDYDVRSDTVRTPGSLSRNLRRVRQGLDLIRALFQNFLSTYDDSLKEAASMAYAKVCAPYHTWAVRTAVSADDSAEREMRRYIDASLPIIEYIDKLYISRSITLDW, encoded by the exons ATGGCCCTCCAATTCTACTCCCTTTTCAAAAGAAGAGACAAGAGGCAACATTGCAGAGAAAA GGAGACAAAGAAAGCAGGCAGCACAAGGATTACAAGAATTCCGATGGATGAGGATGATGGTTTTGAAGATGCAGGGACAGGGACACCTTTATCTGCAATAGCTGAGGCATTTGAGGAGCTTTCATCATGCTTAAAGTCAAATGGCTACGATGATCTAAGGCTGAAGCCTTTTTGTGACGCTTGTTCCCTTGTTTCTGTTTTGTTTGGATGCCTTGGGATCGCTTTTAAATTTGCAGAACTTGAATATGTCTCCAAG GTACGTGATCTTGCAGAAGCATCAGAAGTATTTGGAAGTTTGAACAGTATCCTTGATTATGATGTTAGAAGTGATACAGTTAGAACACCAGGAAGCCTTTCCCGCAATTTGCGCAGAGTTCGCCAGGGTCTAGACCTTATCAGAGCCTTGTTTCAGAATTTTCTTTCAACCTA TGACGATTCCCTGAAAGAAGCTGCTTCAATGGCGTATGCAAAAGTTTGTGCACCCTATCATACATGGGCTGTGAGAACTGCTGTCTCTGCTG ATGATTCAGCAGAGAGAGAAATGAGAAGATACATTGATGCTTCGCTTCCAATCATCGAATACATTGACAAACTTTATATTTCAAGAAGTATAACCTTGGATTGGTGA
- the LOC104222547 gene encoding ACD11 homolog protein isoform X3, producing MALQFYSLFKRRDKRQHCREKETKKAGSTRITRIPMDEDDGFEDAGTGTPLSAIAEAFEELSSCLKSNGYDDLRLKPFCDACSLVSVLFGCLGIAFKFAELEYVSKVRDLAEASEVFGSLNSILDYDVRSDTVRTPGSLSRNLRRVRQGLDLIRALFQNFLSTYDDSLKEAASMAYAKVCAPYHTWAVRTAVSADLSRATEP from the exons ATGGCCCTCCAATTCTACTCCCTTTTCAAAAGAAGAGACAAGAGGCAACATTGCAGAGAAAA GGAGACAAAGAAAGCAGGCAGCACAAGGATTACAAGAATTCCGATGGATGAGGATGATGGTTTTGAAGATGCAGGGACAGGGACACCTTTATCTGCAATAGCTGAGGCATTTGAGGAGCTTTCATCATGCTTAAAGTCAAATGGCTACGATGATCTAAGGCTGAAGCCTTTTTGTGACGCTTGTTCCCTTGTTTCTGTTTTGTTTGGATGCCTTGGGATCGCTTTTAAATTTGCAGAACTTGAATATGTCTCCAAG GTACGTGATCTTGCAGAAGCATCAGAAGTATTTGGAAGTTTGAACAGTATCCTTGATTATGATGTTAGAAGTGATACAGTTAGAACACCAGGAAGCCTTTCCCGCAATTTGCGCAGAGTTCGCCAGGGTCTAGACCTTATCAGAGCCTTGTTTCAGAATTTTCTTTCAACCTA TGACGATTCCCTGAAAGAAGCTGCTTCAATGGCGTATGCAAAAGTTTGTGCACCCTATCATACATGGGCTGTGAGAACTGCTGTCTCTGCTG ATTTATCAAGAGCTACGGAACCCTAA
- the LOC104222547 gene encoding ACD11 homolog protein isoform X1 codes for MALQFYSLFKRRDKRQHCREKETKKAGSTRITRIPMDEDDGFEDAGTGTPLSAIAEAFEELSSCLKSNGYDDLRLKPFCDACSLVSVLFGCLGIAFKFAELEYVSKVRDLAEASEVFGSLNSILDYDVRSDTVRTPGSLSRNLRRVRQGLDLIRALFQNFLSTYDDSLKEAASMAYAKVCAPYHTWAVRTAVSAGMCALPTRDQLLMKLNETDDSAEREMRRYIDASLPIIEYIDKLYISRSITLDW; via the exons ATGGCCCTCCAATTCTACTCCCTTTTCAAAAGAAGAGACAAGAGGCAACATTGCAGAGAAAA GGAGACAAAGAAAGCAGGCAGCACAAGGATTACAAGAATTCCGATGGATGAGGATGATGGTTTTGAAGATGCAGGGACAGGGACACCTTTATCTGCAATAGCTGAGGCATTTGAGGAGCTTTCATCATGCTTAAAGTCAAATGGCTACGATGATCTAAGGCTGAAGCCTTTTTGTGACGCTTGTTCCCTTGTTTCTGTTTTGTTTGGATGCCTTGGGATCGCTTTTAAATTTGCAGAACTTGAATATGTCTCCAAG GTACGTGATCTTGCAGAAGCATCAGAAGTATTTGGAAGTTTGAACAGTATCCTTGATTATGATGTTAGAAGTGATACAGTTAGAACACCAGGAAGCCTTTCCCGCAATTTGCGCAGAGTTCGCCAGGGTCTAGACCTTATCAGAGCCTTGTTTCAGAATTTTCTTTCAACCTA TGACGATTCCCTGAAAGAAGCTGCTTCAATGGCGTATGCAAAAGTTTGTGCACCCTATCATACATGGGCTGTGAGAACTGCTGTCTCTGCTGGTATGTGTGCTCTTCCAACAAGGGACCAACTTCTGATGAAGCTAAATGAGACCG ATGATTCAGCAGAGAGAGAAATGAGAAGATACATTGATGCTTCGCTTCCAATCATCGAATACATTGACAAACTTTATATTTCAAGAAGTATAACCTTGGATTGGTGA